In Octopus bimaculoides isolate UCB-OBI-ISO-001 chromosome 14, ASM119413v2, whole genome shotgun sequence, the following are encoded in one genomic region:
- the LOC106868616 gene encoding piggyBac transposable element-derived protein 1, which translates to MYAFDVYVGKCNQDIHTELGTGGDVVMKLIQKANVTADAGYRLHFDNYFTSFKLLNHLGSAGICATSTVRENRLLNCPLAKRKTFKKQPKWSSNLTLTSTVCVMKYKDNNVVTIASNFNSPIIGTSQKYSAEVKSYISIPQPTALQNYNLYMGGVDLIDQLVASDCTQMRQKWLWPISIHFIEVVVVNSCTDIYQ; encoded by the coding sequence atgtatgcatttgaTGTCTATGTTGGAAAATGCAATCAAGATATCCACACAGAGTTAGGAACGGGAGGTGATGTAGTAATGAAGCTGATACAAAAAGCTAATGTAACAGCTGACGCAGGCTACAGACTTCATTTCGATAACTATTTTACCTCCTTCAAGTTGTTAAATCACCTAGGATCAGCAGGAATTTGTGCAACAAGCACTGTTAGAGAAAACAGATTGCTAAATTGTCCTCTAGCGaaaagaaaaactttcaaaaaacAACCCAAGTGGTCATCTAACTTGACACTGACGTCCACAGTGTGTGTTATGAAATATAAAGACAATAATGTTGTAACCATTGCTTCAAATTTCAATTCACCAATTATTGGTACATCACAGAAATATTCAGCAGAGGTAAAGTCTTATATCTCCATACCTCAACCAACTGCTCTACAGAACTATAATTTGTATATGGGAGGTGTTGATCTGATTGACCAATTGGTCGCATCCGACTGTACACAAATGAGGCAGAAGTGGTTGTGGCCAATTTCCATTCATTTCATCGAAGTTGTTGTAGTGAATTCCTGCACAGACATCTATCAATGA